The Tenebrio molitor chromosome 5, icTenMoli1.1, whole genome shotgun sequence genome has a segment encoding these proteins:
- the LOC138132114 gene encoding sodium-dependent phosphate transport protein 3-like translates to MGDVANYRTKGLLTCRQTLNVMVMTCFMVHYMIRVNMSIAIVEMVATNDSNFTSTHSNTFSWDEHKKNDLLGCFFWGLLLSAIPGGRLSEIYGTRKVLGTAMVLASLLTIVTPFACYLHYYCVLTVRIAMGLALGVSWPSVPPMAVKWVAPADSSKFMANAKASSLGAGVILPVCGYIITLLGWPSVFFITGALSLVWSLLWFYFVYDSPRQHPRISKREKQHIENEIGQITSFGSKKTPWLSILNSGPVWAIIVADFCSQFNMNIIINELPSYMDEVLHFNIKENGWFSSLPFFASYFGAVIFTHVADKWRKSRKYSLITIRKLFTSISFWIPCLLYLIQVFWGYDRIVSILAFIFCQGFNAAGTAGFMSNSMDISPVYSGTIFGIAFACGASTGYISAKVVAFFVNGKGTFEEWRYIFWVLIIINLIGSIFYLIFASAELQNFDIKQVNGTDLTKVQSEDLDETRNFNREHDILNKGKSTVEVV, encoded by the exons ATGGGAGACGTTGCAAATTATAGGACAAAAg GACTTTTAACATGCAGACAAACTTTGAACGTCATGGTAATGACATGTTTTATGGTGCATTACATGATCAGAGTAAACATGTCGATCGCGATAGTCGAAATGGTTGCAACAAATGACTCCAATTTCACATCAACACATTCAAACACATTCAGCTGGGATGAACACAAAAAGAACGACCTCTTGGGGTGTTTCTTCTGGGGATTGTTACTATCAGCAATTCCTGGAGGGCGGCTTTCGGAAATCTACGGAACTCGGAAGGTTTTAGGTACTGCCATGGTCTTAGCCAGCCTTCTTACGATTGTAACCCCTTTTGCATGCTACTTGCATTATTACTGCGTTTTGACAGTGAGAATTGCTATGGGTTTGGCATTGGGGGTCTCTTGGCCGTCGGTACCACCGATGGCAGTTAAATGGGTTGCACCAGCCGATAGTTCAAAGTTCATGGCAAATGCGAAAGCTTCTTCTTTAGGAGCAGGAGTAATTTTACCTGTTTGTGGATACATAATTACACTTCTTGGTTGGCCGAGTGTCTTCTTTATCACCGGCGCTTTGTCGTTAGTGTGGTCTCTCTTGTGGTTCTACTTTGTTTACGACTCACCAAGACAACATCCTAGAATcagcaagagagaaaaacaacATATAGAGAACGAGATTGGCCAAATTACTTCTTTTGGAAGCAAGAAAACTCCGTGGTTGAGCATTCTAAACTCCGGACCAGTTTGGGCAATAATTGTTGCAGATTTTTGTTCACAGTTTAACATGAATATAATTATAAACGAATTACCTTCATACATGGATGAAGTTCTTCATTTTAATATCAAGGAGAATGGATGGTTTTCCAGTCTTCCGTTTTTTG CAAGTTATTTTGGGGCCGTAATTTTTACCCACGTGGCTGACAAATGGAGAAAATCTAGAAAATATTCATTAATTACCATACGAAAATTATTcacatcaatttcattttggaTTCCATGTTTACTGTATTTGATTCAAGTGTTTTGGGGCTATGATCGTATTGTCTCTATCTTGGCTTTTATATTTTGTCAAGGGTTCAACGCTGCTGGTACTGCAGGATTTATGTCAAACAGTATGGATATCTCTCCTGTCTATTCCGGCACCATATTCGGAATAGCTTTCGCATGTGGTGCATCAACAGGGTACATATCAGCCAAAGTAGTTgctttttttgtcaatggaAAAGGAACATTCGAGGAGTGGCGATATATTTTCTGGGTTTTGATTATAATTAACTTGATAGGTTCtatattttacttaatttttgcATCGGCAGAACTGCAAAATTTTGATATAAAACAAGTGAATGGCACTGACTTAACCAAGGTTCAATCTGAAGATTTAGACGAAACACGAAATTTTAATCGAGAACATGACATACTTAATAAGGGAAAGTCAACAGTTGAGGTCGTCTAA